A genome region from Hydrogenoanaerobacterium saccharovorans includes the following:
- a CDS encoding DUF4387 domain-containing protein, translating to MDRLVDLAKVLRSKNSGPFEITLDVLFDKPENYRRVADSGVINIDTICKLYQLKPKDICGIVFFEKGLGIKITYNRAVSSGTCCDRDVYGAQQHAPLMDILIP from the coding sequence ATGGATAGATTGGTTGATTTGGCAAAAGTATTGAGAAGTAAAAACAGCGGCCCGTTTGAAATAACCTTGGATGTGCTGTTTGATAAACCTGAGAATTACCGCAGGGTGGCAGACAGCGGAGTCATCAATATAGATACCATCTGCAAGCTTTACCAGTTAAAGCCGAAAGATATCTGCGGAATTGTTTTTTTTGAAAAAGGATTGGGAATCAAGATAACATATAACAGAGCAGTTTCTTCGGGCACTTGCTGCGACCGCGATGTTTACGGTGCACAGCAGCATGCCCCGCTCATGGATATATTGATTCCGTAA
- a CDS encoding ABC transporter permease — MTLTKSNKPPKVKLNPQKLWRQVRADKVLYLMLAPTILYFIIFRLWPILGMRLAFYNYKARGPWTFAGLKYFKMIFKTSAFGEILSNTLIISFMKYILLFPLFVLFAILLNELRVGVFRKYVQVISYLPHFLSWVVIAGIWISALSPSSGAVNQILGIFHIPAVDFMTDKTKIRWILMLSEAWRSIGWDSIFYFTAILNISPSLYEAAEIDGANRINIIKSIILPALITPMITMFILNLGFFLNAGFDQVLNFSNDAVLSSVDILDTYIYRIGIQNAQYSLATAVSLIKGVVGVLLVLCTHLLSKKITGKGVW, encoded by the coding sequence ATGACACTTACAAAATCAAATAAGCCTCCCAAGGTAAAGCTGAATCCGCAAAAGCTGTGGCGGCAGGTGCGCGCGGATAAGGTGTTGTATTTGATGCTGGCGCCCACGATTTTATATTTTATTATATTCCGACTGTGGCCTATTCTTGGTATGAGGCTGGCATTTTACAACTACAAGGCACGCGGACCATGGACTTTTGCGGGGCTAAAATATTTTAAAATGATATTTAAAACCTCTGCATTCGGCGAAATTCTTTCCAATACACTTATCATCAGTTTTATGAAGTATATCCTGTTGTTCCCGCTTTTTGTTTTGTTTGCTATTTTGCTCAATGAACTAAGAGTAGGAGTATTTCGCAAATATGTACAGGTAATTTCTTATTTACCGCACTTTTTGTCGTGGGTGGTTATTGCAGGCATTTGGATTTCTGCACTGTCGCCTTCATCGGGTGCAGTAAACCAAATTCTTGGCATCTTCCATATTCCCGCAGTTGATTTTATGACAGACAAAACAAAGATACGCTGGATTTTGATGTTGTCGGAGGCATGGAGAAGTATCGGTTGGGATTCGATTTTTTATTTTACCGCGATTCTAAATATTTCGCCTAGCCTTTACGAAGCCGCCGAAATTGACGGTGCCAATCGCATCAATATTATTAAATCAATTATACTGCCTGCTTTGATTACACCCATGATTACCATGTTTATTTTAAACCTTGGTTTCTTCCTCAATGCGGGTTTTGACCAAGTACTGAACTTTTCGAACGATGCAGTGCTCAGCTCGGTAGATATTTTGGATACCTACATCTACCGTATTGGTATTCAAAACGCACAATATTCGCTTGCAACCGCAGTGAGCTTGATTAAGGGTGTAGTGGGCGTTTTGCTTGTTTTGTGTACCCATTTGCTCTCGAAAAAAATCACAGGAAAGGGTGTGTGGTAG
- a CDS encoding carbohydrate ABC transporter permease, with protein MVALKRYKKYTFAQIVLMIVLGAITLTMIVPLLNILARSLSSPEASVSMSGLEILPKDFDLINYRIVFSHPVLMPALWNSIVITVVGTAINILLTTTAAYVLTRPKLAFKKPIMVFLIIMMLFEPGLVPEYLVIKDLGLMGSKWSVILLTAVNVYYLIIMMRYFEEVPVSIYEAATIDGAGHLRMLFSIVFPLSKAGIATITMFYAVVRWNEYFKASIYLTKAKDTVLQVILRQFVVLGDTVSIVGQQNLYNYNDLARIDYNALKGATIIVAIIPILLLYPIVLKYYAKDVMGGGVKE; from the coding sequence GTGGTAGCATTGAAACGGTACAAAAAGTATACCTTTGCTCAAATTGTTTTAATGATCGTTTTGGGTGCCATCACACTTACCATGATTGTACCTTTGCTCAATATATTGGCACGTTCTCTTTCCAGTCCCGAGGCATCCGTTTCTATGAGCGGGCTGGAGATTCTCCCAAAAGATTTTGACCTCATCAATTACCGTATCGTGTTTAGCCACCCTGTGCTTATGCCCGCACTGTGGAACTCCATTGTAATCACCGTGGTGGGTACGGCAATTAACATTCTGCTTACCACCACTGCGGCGTATGTACTCACAAGGCCAAAACTTGCATTCAAAAAACCCATTATGGTGTTTTTGATTATTATGATGCTGTTTGAACCGGGGCTTGTTCCCGAATATCTTGTCATTAAAGATTTGGGGTTGATGGGCAGCAAATGGTCGGTAATTTTGCTCACCGCTGTGAACGTTTACTACCTGATTATTATGATGCGTTATTTTGAAGAAGTTCCCGTATCTATTTACGAGGCAGCAACCATTGACGGAGCAGGACATTTACGTATGCTGTTTTCCATCGTGTTTCCGCTTTCCAAAGCCGGTATTGCAACCATCACGATGTTTTATGCCGTAGTGCGTTGGAACGAATATTTCAAAGCAAGCATCTATCTTACCAAGGCAAAGGATACGGTGCTGCAAGTGATTTTGCGCCAGTTCGTCGTTCTTGGCGATACTGTGTCGATTGTAGGGCAGCAGAACCTGTACAACTACAACGACTTAGCACGGATTGACTACAATGCACTCAAGGGTGCCACCATTATTGTGGCGATTATTCCAATTTTGTTACTCTACCCCATTGTTCTGAAGTACTATGCAAAAGACGTAATGGGCGGAGGAGTAAAAGAATAA